The window ACATGAGCGATGATTTACTGAAGTATTATAATCGTGAACTGGCTTATATGCGTCGAATAGGGGCTGAATATGCAGAGAAGCACCCAAAAATAGCGGGTAGATTGCGATTAAGTGAAGATCAAGTTGAAGATCCCCATGCCTCTCGTCTGATCGAAGCATTCTCCTTATTAACGGCTCAAATTCGCCGTAATTTAGATGATAATTACCCTCAGTTGACGGAAGCACTTATTGGTCAGCTCTATCCAGACTACCATGCCACCCTTCCCCCCATGAGCGTGATTAAATTAAGCGCGAAAGACAATATCAACGTTGGTTTTACGATTGATAAGTCGGAATCGGTTGAACTGGTGGCGAATCATTTTAAACGTTGCCAGTTTCAAACATGTTATCAAACCTTGTTATGGCCTTTTGACGTCAGTGCGGCGACGTTTGAAAATGCGCCGTTTCATGCACCAGAAGCCAAGTTTCCGAAAACGGCTTGCTCGGTTTTAAAGCTTACAGTGACAGGGGCTGATGAGCAGCATGTGCTGTCAGGTTTTGATTTTAATTCTATTCGTTTTTATTTGAATGGTTTACCTCATATCAGCTATCAATTATATCAATTTTTACTGCGGTCTGCGGTCGGCATTGCCATTGTTCCCAAAGGGAATGAACAAGCGATTAAATATTTATCAGCGAAACACCTTCAAGCAACGGGATTTGACGATGATCAAGCGGTTATTCCGTATTCTAAACAAAGCTTTTCAGGTTATCGTTTGTTGGTTGAATATTTTTTATTGCCAGAGAAATTTCTTTTTATTGAGTTAAATCAGCTTGATTCATCTTGGTTTGGTGATAGTGATCAGGCTGATATTTACATCTATTTTGATGAGCCATCAGATGTGATGCCCAAACAGCTGACCAAAGATAATATTCTATTGGGCTGCACCCCTATTATTAACTTGTTTGAAAAGCAAGTAGAGCCGATAGCGTTGGATAATGTGGCTTATGAGTATCCGATCACGCCATCGTATAATCAGTCAGAGGCCAACGAAGTTATTAGTATTGAGCGAGTAAAAGCTTATAACTGGAATAATACAGAGCTCGATGTTATGCCTTTTTATGGCGGTGAGCATCCGATCTACCCTGCGGGAAGTGAATTGTTTTGGAGTATTCGTCGCGAAGACGTTAATTGGGCCGGGGGCTTTGATGAACCAGGAAGAGAGACCTATATATCCATTGTTGATCGCAACACCAAGGGGTTTGAGCCAAGTAATAATGATCGCTGGAGTTTAAAAATAGAGACCTTATGCAGTAATCGTAATTTGGCATCACGCTTACCCTTTGGTGGTGGTCAACCCAAAGTCTTTTTGGCAAAACATGGCGATGCGTTTGAAGGCGTTCGCTGTTTATTTGCTCCAACAGAACCTGTACGTCCGCGATTGCATGATAGTACGCGCTGGCAGTTATCTAAACTGATCACGCTTAATACGTTCACCAGCGGTGATAGCCTCTCTACATTGAAAGAAACCCTTAGGCTTTATGATTTTAAAGCCTCGCCACAAACAAAAGTGCTAATTGACGCCATTGTCGGTCTTAAGATCAGCCCTGCAACGGCAAGGGTTAATCAAAAAGGGCGAGTCGGATTTTGCCATGGTTCAGATATTGATCTGACTTTTACTGCCAGTGATGTTCAAGAGCCAACGATCTTTCTGTTTAGTCATGTTATTGCTCATTTTTTTGCTCAGTATGCTGCGGTAAACAGTTTTACGCGGTTACGAGTTTGGCTTAAAGGACAAGAGCAACCTTTTTATGAATGGCCTGCTGCGGCTGGTGGGCAGGTACTATTGTGATGCCACCACTAAATGTAGATCAGCTTAATAACCATGATTTGTATGAGGTCGTTTTTGCGATTGAACGTTATTTGATGCAAACGGGGCAAACGTTAGAAATCGGTACGGATGCACTTATAGATAATGAGAAAGTTCGGTTTCAATCGTCACAACATCTAGGCTTTTCTGCCAGTGAAGTCAAAGTGACGCAGCAGCAAAACGAGAAGATTGTATTAGAAGTGAGTTCACTTGGGTTAACAGGCCCTGCTGGTGTTTTGCCGCGTCATTACACTGAACTTGTTTTGCAGCGCATAAAGAAGAAAGACTATGCGTTCAAAGATTTTCTAGATCTATTTAACCATCGCATCATCTCGCTTTACTACAAGTCATGGGAAAAATATCAATATGCTGTTCAGCACCAGAATTATTTATGGGGTAAGCATAGTGATATGCATGAGGTGCTGAAATCGCTAACGGGGGCACGGTACGACAATGATATTTATTGGGGAGGATTGCTCGCAAAGACCGTCCGTAATCGTTCATCGTTGGAAGCTATTTTATCTCATAAATTGGGGTGTTCAGTAACCGTTAAAGAATTTGAAGGACGTTGGATGCCGTTAAAAGATAGCGAGCAAACCGCGTTAAGTTCTTCGTTAATACCTGAAGGTCAGCATGCGAAGCTCGGCCATTCAACAGTGTTAGGGAAACGGGTTTGGGATGTAAATGCTGCGATTAAAATCGTTATTCATGCTGCCGATGTCGAGTTAACGCGTCGGCTGACCCAGAAAGGAGAGTTACTTCAGGCGATCCAGCATATCACCCAGCATTTTGTTTCAAGTGCCACGGCTATCAGTTGGCAAGTGCAAACGGCTTATATGCATTTACCTACCGCAACATTAAAACGGAACACCACTCAGTTAGGTCGAAGCGCCATGCTGGGTATTCGGTCATCGCTCGCTTTTCAGTCAGCGAGTATCTCGCTAAATTAATATCAGTTTTAGGATGGATTATGTCAACAATGACATTGACGTCTTTGGTGGACAAATTAACACCAGAGGCAAAAAGGACACTGGAATTGAGTGCTGCGCTTGCCAATTCACGCAGTCATTCAAGCGTAGAAATTCTTCATTGGCTTATCAGTATTGTTGATGCTCAGTCTAGCGATTACGTTGCTGTTAGTCGTTGCTTTGACATCAACGATGCCCAATTAAAACAAGATTTAATGGTGAAATTAGAACGTCTGCCAACAGGGTGTGATGATGCGCCTGGGCTTGCGGTACATACGGTGAATTTATTGCGCCAAGCTTGGCTAGCCACGACCATTGAATTTAATGACAACAGTATAGGTGCAGTGCACCTATTATATACCATGCTAGCAGATGACAGCTTATCCTCTATTGTTGGCTTCTATAGTAAAGAGCTCGGCAAAATCTCGCCTGCTCAGCTTCTTCATGTTTGGCCAGAATTAGTGACTAAACAAAAAAGTAACGCTGTAGATCAAGATCCACATTTATCTGCGGGGAGTCAAACACCAGCGTTGTCTCAGTTTACCATTGATTTAACAGAGCAAGCTCGAAACGGTGACATTGATCCTATTGTGGGGCGTGATGATGAAATTCGTCAGATGATCGATATTTTGTCTCGTCGTCGTCAGAATAATCCTATTTTAACCGGTGAGGCGGGGGTGGGTAAAACGGCTGTTGTTGAAGGGTTAGCCCTTCGAGTTGCTGCCAATGACGTGCCTGAAAGTTTGCAGGGTGTTGTTATTCGCTCGCTTGATCTTGCGTTATTGCAAGCAGGAGCAGGCGTTAAAGGTGAATTTGAGAACCGCTTAAAGTCAGTGGTCAGTGAAGTGAAAAATTCACCCGTGCCCATTATCATTTTTATAGATGAAGCACATGCGATGGTGGGTAGTGGCGGGCAAGCAGGGCAAAGTGATGCCGCCAATATTTTAAAGCCAGCTTTAGCGCGTGGTGAATTACGTACTATTGCCGCCACAACATGGGCTGAATATAAAAAATATTTTGAAAAAGATGCAGCACTTGCTCGGCGATTTCAGGTTGTTAAAGTGGAAGAGCCGAGTGAAGACTTAGCCGTTGTAATGTTGCGAGGCTTACTGCCTGTTATGGAAGCACACCATCAGGTCACGATTACCGATCAAGCACTACAAGCGGCGGTAAGACTTTCTCATCGCTACATCAGTGGGCGACAACTTCCTGATAAAGCGGTTGGTTTGTTAGACACTGCCTGTGCTCGTGTGGCGATGAGTCAAGCGACAGCGCCTGCTAAGATTGAAGCACTGAACAAATATCAGCAGCAGTTAGAAGCTGAAATTATTCAACTTGAAAAGGAACAAAAAACAGGGGGGGATCATCAAGAGCGGCTCCATAACTTGCAGTGCGAACTAGATACAACCGCGACTGATTTGCAGGCCTACCAAGCACTTTGGCAACAAGAGTGTGTATTAATAAACAGAGCAAAAGCATTATCAACGGCAGTGCTTGAGTCCATTGAACCGATTGATGAACAAGCAGAACTGATTGAGATTAAACTGCAGTTATCAGCGAATAATGAACCAATGGTCTTTTTTGAAGTGGATGAAAATCTTATCGCAGAGGTGGTTTCAGATTGGACTGGGATCCCATTGGGAAGAATGCAAACGGATGAGATCCAGCAGGTGTTGGCACTTGATAAGCATTTGAAAAAAAGAGTGATTGGTCAAGATCATGCGCTGAATCATCTTGCTGAAGTGGTAAAAATTTCACGTGCTAATTTGAATGATGAAAATAAGCCCAATGGGGTGTTTTTATTATCTGGACCAAGTGGTGTAGGTAAAACCGAATCTGCTTTGGCGTTGGCTGAGCAAGTTTATGGTAGCGAAGCGCATATTACGACAATAAACATGTCGGAATATAAAGAAGAGCATAAAGTGTCTTTATTACTCGGCTCTCCTCCTGGTTATATAGGCTTTGGAGAAGGTGGGGTGCTTACAGAGGCTGTACGTCGTAAACCTTACAGCGTTGTATTGCTAGATGAAATAGAAAAAGCCCATCCTGGTGTTCAAGATATCTTTTATCAAGTGTTTGATAAAGGAACCATTAAAGATGGGGAAGGGCGCGATATTGACTTTAAGAACACCATTATTATATTGACTTCAAATGTTGGTACCGAGCTGACTATGCAGCTTTTTGAAGATCCTGAAATAGCACCAACGATAGAAGGATTAAGAGAGGCATTACAGGATGATTTGCTGAAAGTCTTTAAACCTGCATTTTTAGGGCGTATTAATGTTATTCCTTATGTGCCATTAGATTCTGATTCATTGACAAAAATTGCCAAGTTACAGATTGAGCGGATTTGTCAGCGTTTTAAGAATAATTATAAGGCGGAATGTATTTATACTGATGATGTGGTTAATTACCTTATAGGAATATCCAGTGATGCAAGTGCTGGTGCTAGGGTTATTCAACAAAACATACAAAAAAAATTACTTCCTATTCTATCAGCGAAGATATTAGAACAATTATCAAATAACAAATTAATCAATGAGATTAACATTGACGTTATAAATGATACCTTTGACGTAAAAATGAAATGATATAAAAGTTTTATCATTAAATACTGTGAAGTGATTGCAATAAAGGTAAGGATGAAATTGCCCATTAATATTACTGTGTAATTATGTGCGTGTTATTAATCTAAACCGTATTATTAATTAAAGCCGTATTATTAACAAGTCTATTTAGAAATGTTCTTGTCAATATGAGTGAATGACTTTTCTATATCTAAATAAAACATATGTATCAATTAATGCTAATAGGAGATTTGCATGCAAGCTAATACTTACCTGAAATATGGTGATATTAAGGGTGAAACTACAGCTAAAGATTATGAAGGGATGATTACACTGCTCTCTGTTGATTGGGGAGTCGGTCGTGAAATTACTTCATTCACGGGTACAGCACAAGATCGTGAAGCGAGTTCTACACGTCTTCATGATATGACCATCACTAAGCTTCAAGACAAAGCCTCAACGTATTTATTTAAAGAAGCAACCATTGGTAAAGGAACAGACATTCAGTTCTATGTGACCAGGCAAGGTGATAAAGTTGAAGAAATTCTGAAGCTTGAACTAACAGATGCAATGATTGCCAATTTTAACGTTGTTGTTAATGATGATCGTCCAACTGAAACAATTACCATTTCTTACACTGAAATGGTAATGACGGTAACACCTACCGATGATGATAATAACCTTGAGCCTAAGGTTGTTTGGGGTTACAGCGGCGTTACTGGTCAGAAAAAATAAACAATTATCTAAGGGGTAGGGAACTGCCCCTTTTAATAAATTAAAGTAATGAGTGAAAATGAAAGATGCCACACAAGATAATAATTGTATTATATTATCAACGCCCTTAGGAAAAGATGCATTAATCCTGACTGGCTTTGATTACCATGAAGAAATATCAGGTTTGTTTTCATTAAAAGCTCAAGCTTTCGCGAATGGCGTATTCATTAACCGTGAAGGTTTGATTGGCTCGAATGTATCTGTTGCACTTAAATATAATATTGGAAAGCAGCTATTAACGCGTTATTTTAATGGCATTGTTGTACAGATTGACTGTGTTGGCAGCCGAATGCCAGATAAAGCAGAGAGTGAGCTTTACCAAGATTATATTTTAACGATCAGACCCGATTTTTATTTGGCTAGCTTTAAATGTCATTATAAAATTTATCAAGATAAAAACGTAGAAGAAATTTTAGGTGATGTGCTTGGGCGTCATGGTATTTCATTTAGAGATGATAGAAGTAAAACCTATCCAATATATGGCTATAAAGTTCAGTATCATGAATCTGATTTGGATTTTGTACTTCGTCTTCTTCAGGATGAAGGGATATTTTTCTTCTTTGAACACAGCCAAGATAGCCATCAGCTAATTATAGCTGACTCCGTTGATGCTTATGCGGAATGTGAAGATGGTAATGTTCGTCATGTGACGGGATCATGTAATGATCCTCATGTTCACCATTGGACGACAGGGCTACAGTTGGCAGCAGGACAAAGCGCTATATCTGGTTTTGATTTACAGAGCCCAATGAATCCGCCTTCTGCGATGCATAGTCATTATTCTCAAGGTATCAATCCGCCTGAAAGTGAGCTTTATCAATATCAAGGAGAGTCGGGTTTTAATCCCAGAGTCAATTTTAGCTCAGGTAATATTCTAGAAGCATTACAACGCGATACTTTTGCGTGTAGTGGCTCTAGTAACTGTCGTTCATTTTCAGCAGGTAAAACATTTACTTTTATTGATCACGAAGATCCTGCTCAAATTGGCAAAAGTTATGTTTTTACGCAATTACATCTACATGTATCTATACAGTCTCAAACAGGGGCTCTCAAAAATACTCACCAAATTATTCATAACCAATTTAGCTGTGTACCCAATACCGTTGCGTATCGCCCCCACAATATTGTGACAAAACCCAAAGTGTATGGTGTGCAAACTGCGACGGTATCAGGCAAAGAGGGGGAAGAAGTCTATCTTGATCCGCTTGGCCGTGTGAAAGTGAAGTTTCACTGGGATCGTGATGGCCAAAATAATGAGTTTAGTTCATGTTGGATTCGAGTTGCTCAAGCATGGGCAGGTGCAGGTTGGGGCTGTTTCTTTACTCCGAGGGTTGGTCAGGAAGTTCTCATCGACTTTATTAATGGCGATCCAGAACAGCCGATTATTTGTGGCTCTCTTTACAATGCTAGTCAGCTACCGCCATATAGCCAAGGCGCTATTAATGGCATTAAAACGCGTTCTCTTGATGGCAAGGGGAGCAACTATAGTGAAATACGATTTGATGATACTAAAGGCAGTGAAAAATTAGCTTTTCATGCAGAAAAAGATCATTGCGTTGTTGTTGAAAATGATCACCTTGAAGTTGTTGAAAATAATCATCAATTATCGGTAAAAAATGATCGCACTATTACGGTTGAGAATAACCAAAAGATTGTAGTGAATAATAATCGCAATATCGATGTAAAAAATGATCAAACCTGTAAGGCGGGTCAGAAAATAGTGATTGAAGCCGGCCAAGAAATTGTTTTAAAAACGGGCTCGGCATCAATCACTATGTCAAGTGGTGGTGACATTAGTATTAAAGGATCAAATATAAAGATTAATGGCCAGGCAATTACCCTTAAGGCTGGGAAAATTGCGCTTAACTAACTTGGAATACACGCCAAAATTATATTCAGGAATGTGCTATGGGTAAGCCAGCAGCGGTACTTAGTTCGCATCATGTATGCCCTCAATATTCAGGTAAAATACCGCATTGCGGTGGGCCGATTGTTGCGGGCTCAGGTAACGTATTTATCGGAGGTTTACCTGCCGCGAAGCAAGGTGATCAAATGGTCTGTTATGGTGGCCCCCCCGATAGTATATCGGCTGGTTCGGGTAGTGTCTTTATCAATGGCAAACCTGCAGCACGCATGGGTGATAGCTCATCACACGGTGGAAAAATAGTGGCAGGAATTGCCAATGTATTAATTGGTTAATTGATTATGCCATTGTTTTTTGAATCTTTAGTATTGCATGTTGGTGACATCGAACTGGGAAAATGTTTATTAAGTGATGAACCATTGGATCCGAAATGGATCGAATCTCCCGCTTTTACTGGTCGAGCACTTGCTCGGTACACCCGTTTTAGTGATAGCTATTCAGAGCGAGTTCAACAAATATTTAAAGACATTGTCACCAAGCTCCCCAATGATTGGCAGCAAGTGCCTATGGTTGTTCTGCTTCCTGCTTTTTCAACAGACCATGTGCATTCTTCATCACATGTATTTTCTCATTATTGTGATGTATTACCGGCCTTATCTGAGCATGATAATTTGTATCTATATCCATATGGACGAGCCGCTTTTTTATTAGCGCTAAAGCGTATAGAGGCACTCCTTTATAAGGGCACGTTTACCAGTGTATTAGTGATTGCTATTGATGCCAATAGTCGATTTTGTTGTAAGCAGGCAGAGGTCGATTTCCCCAAAAAAGCGTTTAATGATGTTTCGGTTGTAGCGTGTGACAGTGCAGCCATTGTTCGAGTGACTCAGGCTAGCTCAGGATTAGTAACACATTGGCAGAGCTATGCGGCCCAAGCAGAAGCGAATGCAACGGGATCTGCGGTTTCAAATATATTTCATCAATACATCCAACAATGTGGGTTACCTATTCAGGCTATGCAGTTGCCGACCAACAATTCGATTCCAATGACGAATGAGTGGGTACAGGGCATGCAAATACTCGCTGAAAAACTCTCAATTAATTTGCAATGTTTCTTTAATGGTATTCGTATTGGCGATGTAGGCTGTACCAGTGGCTTGCTGAATGTACTGCACACACAAAATATGTATCAGCAGAAGCTTGTTAGCATCACCGAGGGTGTTTTTCATTTAGATATTGCTGATGGGTTATATCGTAGTGCCGCAATGTTTGGTTGGTATGAAAAGCAGAGTGATGACGCATTATGGGGGTAAGTCGTAGCGTTAAGCTGAAAGCGAATGATGGGTTAGTCTATCAGTTTACGAATGAAAAACTGAGTGCGAGTAGTGAAGGCGTACAAACGTTTAACCACACTACACATGCTTATAATCTGGTGAAGATGTTCGAGCATTTGTACATTGGCATAGCCAGCCGAGATCTCTTAGCGGTTGTCGATTTGGTGGATTCTCGACTTTCAAGTCGTGCCCGTTTACAACCCGAGTCACATAAAAGCGAAGTACTTCAATTTTTAGGCACAGCCTTGCAACGAGGCATACTGCATTGCCGCGCTATTCCTGAAACCAAGCCCGTGATCATCCATACCGAATTACCCAGTGTGCCGCTTATTGTTTCATCTGGAACAACATTGCCCAAAGGGGGATCAGAAGCGCCAATAACGCCAAGTGAAGATCAAATCCGCGTTGATACGCCTGCTGTCGCGATTAAAGAGACTGAATTTTGTGGTGATCCCGTGTCGATGGTTTCAGGAGAAGAGATCCTGATGATTGACGATGTTGCTTTATCTGGCGCACAGCCGATAACATGGGGAAGAATGTATCGCTCTGGCCAATGTCAGTTCGACGTGGGCATGGGCTATGGCTGGCGAAGCCAATATCAATATGAATTCGTCTTACTTGAACCAGAAGATCAGCCAGAAATATGGCGGTTCATTGATAATGAAGGCTGCATCCTCTATTTCGATGTTATTGCAAAAGGGGCGGTGAGTTATCAATTACGCGCAGGGGCGAGTTTATACCATCATCCTAAAGGCTATTATTTATTACGTTTATCTGATGGTCGGCAGTTAAGGTTCTCATGGCGTTACGAGGGTTGGCGCTTAGATAAACTCCGAATCGATCAAACGACGCAATATGGTTTTCGTTATTCCTCCGCAGGAAGAATGATTGGTATTGAAACGAATGGCTTTCTGCGTTTAGTACTCCGCTATGATGCGAGTGGTCATTTAGTCACGGTCGAAATGCCGAGCAAAGAAGATGACAGCATAGTCAACGTAATCGCCTCTTATCACTATAATGCCGACGGGCAGCTTGTCGCGGCAACGAACCGAAATAAACAGACCGAGCGCTATCAATATCGCGACGATCACTTGCTTACCTGTCGCCAGCGTGCATCCGGTTTCAGCCATTATTTTGAATGGTTAGGCAGCGGTAGTACGGCAAAATGTCGGGCGCAGTGGGGCGATAATCACTGTTATCAGTACCAGTTTGATTATGATAACAGCGCGAGTTCGACCATCAGCACCGATAGCCGAGGGCATCAATGGCATTATTACCATAATGAACAAGGCTTATTGGTCAAAAAAATCAGCCCAGCGGGAGCGGCTTGGCGATATGAATACAATCAGCTAGGTCTGAAAGTAGCAGGTATCGATCCCAATGGCAGTATAACGCGTTATGACTATAACGCTCAGGGGTTGTTGTGTGCATTACATGCGCCAAGCGGTGCGATAACGCGATATTGTTATAACCGGTTTGGTCAATTAACCGAGCAATGTTCAGCCCTTGGGCACATCACCACCCACCGGTTTAATAGCCTAGGGTTGTTGCTTGAAACTCGGCACCCTGAAGGGAATAAAGATCACTATGAATATGACCATCAAGGTCGGCTAATTAAGCACTTAGCCGCAGGTGGCCAGTGTTATGGCTATTGGTGGAATGCAGAAGGGCTGCTGACAGCGTTCAAACAAAATCACGCCGTAACACGCTATAGTTATGACGTTTATGGCGAGATAAATGGCCTCGCCAATCCCGATGGCTCAATCATCGAATATCAGCGTGATAGTGCCGGCAATATCGCGCAGACTCGCCACTATCATCCTGATCATGAAACGCCCGCAGTTGAGCAGTCTTATACGTATGATGATGCAGGCCGATTAATTAGCCATACCGATCCTATCGGGCGTATGAGCCAAATTGTTTGGGGTGGGCTCTCTCAGCCAGAGACGATCATACAGCCAGATGGCAGTTATGTAGCATACCAATATGACCAAGAACGTAACCTTACCGGTATTACGCGTAGTGACGGCTGTCATTATCAATTAGAGTGGGACGCAGAAGAGCGAGTATCACGCACGATTGGTTTTGATGGTCGTGATCAACATTATGCTTACGATGCGAATAGCCAATTAATGACTGTTCGTGAAGGTGATCGTACGGTTCATTTAGTACGAGATACAGCTGGCCGTGTAATAGAAAAGCAAACCGTCGCTGAAAGTGGTACGCGCGATAGCCAACTGTATGATTATGATGTTATTGGGCGGTTATTGAATGCAAACACCACGGCAAGAAAGTTACGTTTTGAGTGGCAAGGCAGTAAGCAACTTAACACCACATGGCAAGATGCATGGCAGCTTCAGTATGAGTATGATCAGCAAGGCAACCGTACGCAGTTAATTTTACCCGATGGGCTGCGACTCGGTTACCAATACGATGAGCAGCAACAGTTGAGCGCCATCACACTCAATGGTGCCGATGTACTCAAGGTTAAAAGAGACAAGCTAGGGCGAGAGCTTAAGCGCCAGCAAGCGAATGGTATAACCCAACATTGTGATTTCGATAGCCATGGCCGTTTACAGCAACAGAAATGGACAAGTGAACACGATAGTCGCCATCGCCGACAATACCACTATGACTCAGCCAGCCAGCTTATCGCAATACAAGATAACGCCTTAGGCCGCCAGCAGTTTAGCTACGATGCGCTAAACCAGCTGCAAGAGCATCACCAAAACAACACAACGACAAATTACCAGTTTGATAGCTTTGGTAACCCGAGCCTTGGTAACCTTGATTTTGAAGAGTGTGAATCGACCAACGATCGACTACAGCGTTATCAGTCGAAATTATTTGATTACGATAAATGCGGTAATCAATCGACGGTTCGTGATGAAGATTCAGCGCAACATCGCCAATTCAATGGTTTTAACCAGTTAACGCAGTTAAGTCATAATGGTCGATATAGCCATTATGATTACGATGCCCTCGGTCGCCGCAGCCGAAAAACCACCGAGCAGCATACCGTCGATTTCCTGTGGGATGGCGACCAGCTTATTGGTGAGCATTGCCAAGGGCAGTACCGTTGGTATATCTACGCACCTAATGATTTTACCCCTTTAGCACTGATTGATAATGGCGCACTTTATTTTTATCACACCGATCACATTGGTACACCGCACACAGTAACCGACAGTGAAGGCGAAGTTGTATGGCAAGCCACCTACAACGCGTTGGGTTGCGCAGCCATCAGCATTGATATTATTCATAATCCACTGCGCTTCCAAGGGCAATATCACGATCAAGAATCGGGTTTACACTACAACCGTTTCCGCTATTACGATCCCAGTATCGGCCAGTTTATTCACCAAGACCCGATAGGGTTATTAGGCGGAATAAACCACTACCGCTATGCGCCAAACCCAATTCAGTGGGTCGATCCGTTAGGGTTGAGTTGTAAGGAGGCTGCTTTTGAAAAAATAAAGCAGAGCTTTGTGAATCATATTCTGGCTGATTTTGACTTGTGTAGAGGGGGAGGGAGGGTTCCTGTCAATTTTGGGGGGTGGAGTAATGAAGAAGTCACAGGGATCCCATCAGCATTATTTAATAATATAGGAAGTGAAAAATATACTGATATCTTATATAAGACTGTAGGTGAGTCTAGTTGGAATGTTAGTGGCTTCAAAAATTGGAAGTTTTCCCCTTCACCTCTAGCTGGAGGTGTTCCGGGAAGTTTTACTGATGCTAGAGGGGCGCCTGCTGCAGGTGTGGATTTAGTGGGTGAGGCATACTGGTATGAATTTTCTGAAAGAGAAGTCCAGAAAATAAAGGTGGATATTGATATTAATAAATATAATAAAACATCGAAATGGAAAGATGAAAATGGAAAGGTTAAAACTGAAATGTCTAATTGTATTTCTTATAGTATTCAGTCTGAAGAAATAGGAGATATTTTAATCGAAAATAGCCAAGAATCAGGAAAGATTGGAGATATTAAAATGCCTCTTCCTTCACCATCCTTTAATTTTAAGTGAATTAGAATGAAAATATTAGTATGGTCTTTGTTGTTTCTTTTATCATTGGCTTCGTATGCAAAGGAAGAGGCTCATGAGTTTTTAGTAAAAGTTCCTGACTTGGGTTCTTGCTCTCAATATAAAGACACATTACAGTTTTATGAACAAGGTGCTTGCTCGAAATTAATATACGATTTTAATAATAAACTAAATTTTTACTGGGGGAGTAAAGAAAACAAAAAAGAATCACTCAATGTTTTTTATGAAATGTGGATAAATAAAAATAATAATATCACATTAGATATGCCTCTAATTAAATTGAATTTAGTTTATTTACTTGGACAAGCTAAATGGTTTGGCTACGATGAAATATCGAATGCTGAACTTCGAGAATACACATTGAGGTACTTGGATAGCAA is drawn from Photobacterium profundum SS9 and contains these coding sequences:
- the tssI gene encoding type VI secretion system tip protein VgrG, whose translation is MKDATQDNNCIILSTPLGKDALILTGFDYHEEISGLFSLKAQAFANGVFINREGLIGSNVSVALKYNIGKQLLTRYFNGIVVQIDCVGSRMPDKAESELYQDYILTIRPDFYLASFKCHYKIYQDKNVEEILGDVLGRHGISFRDDRSKTYPIYGYKVQYHESDLDFVLRLLQDEGIFFFFEHSQDSHQLIIADSVDAYAECEDGNVRHVTGSCNDPHVHHWTTGLQLAAGQSAISGFDLQSPMNPPSAMHSHYSQGINPPESELYQYQGESGFNPRVNFSSGNILEALQRDTFACSGSSNCRSFSAGKTFTFIDHEDPAQIGKSYVFTQLHLHVSIQSQTGALKNTHQIIHNQFSCVPNTVAYRPHNIVTKPKVYGVQTATVSGKEGEEVYLDPLGRVKVKFHWDRDGQNNEFSSCWIRVAQAWAGAGWGCFFTPRVGQEVLIDFINGDPEQPIICGSLYNASQLPPYSQGAINGIKTRSLDGKGSNYSEIRFDDTKGSEKLAFHAEKDHCVVVENDHLEVVENNHQLSVKNDRTITVENNQKIVVNNNRNIDVKNDQTCKAGQKIVIEAGQEIVLKTGSASITMSSGGDISIKGSNIKINGQAITLKAGKIALN
- a CDS encoding PAAR domain-containing protein; this translates as MGKPAAVLSSHHVCPQYSGKIPHCGGPIVAGSGNVFIGGLPAAKQGDQMVCYGGPPDSISAGSGSVFINGKPAARMGDSSSHGGKIVAGIANVLIG
- a CDS encoding RHS repeat-associated core domain-containing protein, which produces MGVSRSVKLKANDGLVYQFTNEKLSASSEGVQTFNHTTHAYNLVKMFEHLYIGIASRDLLAVVDLVDSRLSSRARLQPESHKSEVLQFLGTALQRGILHCRAIPETKPVIIHTELPSVPLIVSSGTTLPKGGSEAPITPSEDQIRVDTPAVAIKETEFCGDPVSMVSGEEILMIDDVALSGAQPITWGRMYRSGQCQFDVGMGYGWRSQYQYEFVLLEPEDQPEIWRFIDNEGCILYFDVIAKGAVSYQLRAGASLYHHPKGYYLLRLSDGRQLRFSWRYEGWRLDKLRIDQTTQYGFRYSSAGRMIGIETNGFLRLVLRYDASGHLVTVEMPSKEDDSIVNVIASYHYNADGQLVAATNRNKQTERYQYRDDHLLTCRQRASGFSHYFEWLGSGSTAKCRAQWGDNHCYQYQFDYDNSASSTISTDSRGHQWHYYHNEQGLLVKKISPAGAAWRYEYNQLGLKVAGIDPNGSITRYDYNAQGLLCALHAPSGAITRYCYNRFGQLTEQCSALGHITTHRFNSLGLLLETRHPEGNKDHYEYDHQGRLIKHLAAGGQCYGYWWNAEGLLTAFKQNHAVTRYSYDVYGEINGLANPDGSIIEYQRDSAGNIAQTRHYHPDHETPAVEQSYTYDDAGRLISHTDPIGRMSQIVWGGLSQPETIIQPDGSYVAYQYDQERNLTGITRSDGCHYQLEWDAEERVSRTIGFDGRDQHYAYDANSQLMTVREGDRTVHLVRDTAGRVIEKQTVAESGTRDSQLYDYDVIGRLLNANTTARKLRFEWQGSKQLNTTWQDAWQLQYEYDQQGNRTQLILPDGLRLGYQYDEQQQLSAITLNGADVLKVKRDKLGRELKRQQANGITQHCDFDSHGRLQQQKWTSEHDSRHRRQYHYDSASQLIAIQDNALGRQQFSYDALNQLQEHHQNNTTTNYQFDSFGNPSLGNLDFEECESTNDRLQRYQSKLFDYDKCGNQSTVRDEDSAQHRQFNGFNQLTQLSHNGRYSHYDYDALGRRSRKTTEQHTVDFLWDGDQLIGEHCQGQYRWYIYAPNDFTPLALIDNGALYFYHTDHIGTPHTVTDSEGEVVWQATYNALGCAAISIDIIHNPLRFQGQYHDQESGLHYNRFRYYDPSIGQFIHQDPIGLLGGINHYRYAPNPIQWVDPLGLSCKEAAFEKIKQSFVNHILADFDLCRGGGRVPVNFGGWSNEEVTGIPSALFNNIGSEKYTDILYKTVGESSWNVSGFKNWKFSPSPLAGGVPGSFTDARGAPAAGVDLVGEAYWYEFSEREVQKIKVDIDINKYNKTSKWKDENGKVKTEMSNCISYSIQSEEIGDILIENSQESGKIGDIKMPLPSPSFNFK